The following coding sequences lie in one Flavobacteriales bacterium genomic window:
- a CDS encoding glycerol-3-phosphate dehydrogenase/oxidase: MQRAHQIKEIINKPEFDIVIIGGGASGLGIAVDAASRGYKTLLLEANDFAKGTSSRSTKLIHGGVRYLKQGDISMVMESLKERGLMRKNAPHIVSNLEFLIPTYDWWSNQFYNIGLKIYDVMAGQLGLGPSKHLSKSQTLKVIPNLNENGLTGGIVYYDAQFDDARMAITLAHTCTDNGGTVINYMRVNNLLKDVQEKVIGVIAQDMTSDKVYKIKSKCTINATGIFAHQVQKMDNYKIASSIKFSQGVHLVLDKNFLKSNTAIMIPNTSDGRILFAVPWLGTILIGTTDTEVNDATLEPKALKKEVNYLLKSVKPYLNKPPKLADIKSIYSGIRCLVTEEQNDTETKKISREHKILMSDSNLITVLGGKWTTYRKIAEDTINMAISNKTLEYKPCKTQDLKLHGYETIKDKKNNTLSTYGTDRLAIKKLIIENSKLREKLHPDLHYILAEVVWAVQNEMAITVEDVLSRRTRALLLNAQASLECAEKVAILMAQYLDKDSVWIANQIKKYNELAKNYL, translated from the coding sequence ATGCAAAGAGCCCATCAGATAAAAGAAATTATCAATAAACCAGAATTTGACATTGTGATTATTGGCGGTGGAGCATCTGGTTTAGGCATTGCAGTGGATGCCGCCTCACGAGGATATAAAACACTCCTGCTCGAAGCAAATGATTTCGCAAAGGGCACATCTAGTAGAAGTACGAAATTAATTCACGGCGGAGTTCGATATCTAAAACAGGGGGATATATCAATGGTAATGGAATCTTTAAAAGAACGTGGACTTATGCGCAAGAATGCACCGCATATTGTATCTAACCTAGAGTTTCTTATTCCAACATATGACTGGTGGAGTAATCAGTTTTACAATATTGGATTAAAAATATACGATGTAATGGCTGGACAACTCGGGTTAGGGCCATCTAAACATTTGTCTAAATCCCAAACATTAAAAGTTATTCCAAATTTAAATGAGAATGGCTTAACGGGTGGAATTGTATACTACGATGCTCAATTTGATGATGCAAGAATGGCAATTACCTTGGCTCATACATGTACTGACAATGGGGGAACAGTAATAAATTACATGCGAGTTAATAACCTATTAAAAGATGTTCAAGAGAAAGTAATTGGAGTAATAGCACAGGATATGACTTCCGATAAAGTTTACAAGATAAAATCAAAATGTACTATTAATGCTACGGGAATATTTGCTCACCAAGTACAAAAAATGGATAATTATAAAATCGCTTCTTCTATTAAGTTTAGTCAAGGAGTACACTTAGTTCTTGATAAAAATTTCTTAAAAAGCAATACAGCCATAATGATCCCGAACACATCCGATGGCAGAATCCTTTTTGCTGTTCCATGGTTAGGAACCATATTAATAGGCACAACAGATACCGAAGTAAATGATGCTACACTTGAACCAAAAGCCTTAAAAAAAGAAGTGAATTATTTATTAAAATCAGTTAAACCATACTTAAACAAACCTCCGAAATTAGCTGACATAAAATCTATTTACTCTGGAATAAGATGCTTAGTGACCGAAGAGCAAAACGACACTGAAACAAAAAAGATATCTAGAGAACATAAAATTCTTATGAGCGACTCTAACCTTATTACTGTTCTTGGAGGAAAATGGACGACTTATAGAAAAATCGCCGAAGACACCATTAACATGGCCATTTCTAATAAAACATTAGAATACAAACCTTGTAAAACACAGGACTTAAAGCTGCATGGATATGAAACAATTAAAGATAAAAAGAATAATACTTTATCGACTTACGGGACAGATAGACTAGCAATTAAGAAACTTATAATTGAAAATAGTAAGCTCAGAGAAAAGCTCCATCCAGATTTACATTATATACTTGCTGAAGTTGTTTGGGCCGTACAAAACGAAATGGCAATTACGGTAGAGGACGTCCTATCCAGGAGAACTAGAGCATTATTACTTAACGCTCAGGCAAGCTTAGAATGTGCAGAAAAAGTTGCAATATTAATGGCCCAATACTTAGATAAAGACTCAGTATGGATCGCCAACCAAATAAAGAAATACAACGAATTAGCTAAAAACTATTTATAG
- the glpT gene encoding glycerol-3-phosphate transporter: MINFLKPAEHKARISNSDIEMSYTQNRIKVFIGIFVGYAGYYLVRKNFSLAIPELLQEGYTKGQLGIVLSAIAISYGLSKLLMGSISDRSNAKYFLPLGLLLSAIVTIVIGVFPWATSSITIMFVLMLLNGWLQGMGWPACGRTMVHWFSIKERGAKIAFWNIAHNIGGGLIGPLAIAGLYLFGDWHSLFYFPAIIVLVVVVVVFLLMRDTPQSEGLPPIEEYKQEDYENYSGSTETELNSKDILFNNVLNNKMLWYIAFANAFVYLIRFGVIDWAPTYLSEVKGFTAEESSWTYFAYEYAGIPGTILSGYLSDKVFKGKRAPVSIIYLVLVLIALCVYWLAPSNFYYLDTIALISIGFLIYGPVMLIGLHALDLAPKKAAGTAAGLTGLFGYVGGVMIANIAIGYLVDNFGWDSGFILLIGAGVLAILFLLLTLNHQTPKNE; the protein is encoded by the coding sequence ATGATAAATTTCCTTAAACCCGCAGAACATAAAGCAAGAATATCAAATAGCGATATTGAGATGTCTTATACTCAAAATCGGATCAAGGTCTTCATAGGAATATTTGTTGGATACGCAGGATATTATTTAGTTCGAAAAAATTTCTCCTTGGCAATTCCTGAGTTATTACAAGAAGGTTATACCAAAGGCCAACTTGGTATTGTATTGTCTGCTATTGCCATTTCATATGGCCTATCTAAGTTATTGATGGGCAGTATTTCGGACCGAAGCAACGCCAAGTACTTTTTACCATTAGGGCTTCTACTTTCAGCTATAGTAACCATCGTAATTGGTGTATTCCCCTGGGCTACATCCAGTATAACAATTATGTTCGTATTGATGCTTCTTAATGGATGGCTCCAAGGAATGGGCTGGCCAGCTTGTGGAAGAACCATGGTGCACTGGTTTTCTATTAAAGAAAGAGGGGCTAAAATTGCATTTTGGAATATAGCCCATAATATAGGTGGTGGACTAATCGGTCCGTTGGCAATAGCCGGCCTTTATCTCTTTGGCGATTGGCATAGTTTATTTTATTTCCCCGCGATTATTGTATTAGTGGTCGTAGTGGTTGTTTTTTTATTAATGAGAGATACTCCTCAATCAGAAGGCCTACCTCCTATTGAAGAATACAAACAAGAAGATTACGAAAATTACTCAGGAAGTACAGAAACAGAATTGAATTCGAAAGACATTCTATTCAACAACGTGTTAAATAATAAAATGCTCTGGTACATCGCATTCGCAAACGCATTTGTATACCTCATTAGGTTTGGTGTAATTGACTGGGCACCCACTTATCTATCTGAAGTAAAAGGGTTTACTGCAGAGGAATCTAGCTGGACCTATTTCGCCTATGAGTATGCCGGCATTCCTGGTACTATATTAAGCGGATACTTAAGTGATAAAGTTTTTAAAGGAAAAAGAGCACCGGTTAGTATTATCTATTTAGTTCTCGTATTAATTGCACTTTGCGTTTATTGGTTAGCACCCTCAAACTTTTACTATTTAGACACGATCGCATTAATCAGCATTGGCTTTTTAATTTATGGTCCAGTTATGCTTATAGGTTTGCATGCACTTGATTTGGCACCAAAAAAAGCCGCTGGAACTGCCGCTGGACTCACAGGCCTGTTTGGATATGTTGGTGGTGTTATGATTGCGAATATTGCTATTGGGTATTTGGTAGACAATTTTGGCTGGGATTCTGGTTTTATACTACTAATTGGTGCCGGAGTATTGGCCATTTTATTTTTACTACTCACACTCAATCATCAAACCCCTAAAAATGAATAA
- a CDS encoding response regulator: MKDLWQKIINNGITNKFAVERAKRIRITNILLTILIAIVPPYLCILYYIDLHQFMPFLIAACISHFFAYNLISKGRTKIARYICLGSMIITQSYFFFLVGPGMGVEFFFFAIIGVSYLISLPRERIACFIILLLSIVLFGIGAFQTDYVLPFEIEANIKAFITLVNYSISLSVVFLFLFFYNNQIENQIETLDQKVIEKTIEIQETANRVVLLKDEFLSNMSHEIRTPMNAIAGMTELLSKNTNLKGIERDQFEVIRKSSQDLLITLNNILDLSMLKDGQIKATKHVTNLKEIALEITEQYQDEQKKIKSEIVYDPKLPALVDSNKNQITQILSQFIDNAYKFTTTGKVLITFSEVERKHDFVIIKCMVSDTGIGIKKEEQQRLFKTFEQLDQSSTKKEKGIGLGLIICKKLVELFEGEIGVESIVDKGSSFWFSFPATAIKGNQEINHIDNSSHATIMCNSNKKVLIVDDTEWNQMVAQMMLEELGYHTQVASNGIEAIELFKNEKFDAVLMDIQMPEMDGIETTSIIKLIDKSIPVIGLSAYARIEDAEKYISQGLDDYMHKPVSLETLNKKLDLWLK; the protein is encoded by the coding sequence ATGAAAGATCTTTGGCAGAAGATAATCAACAACGGGATTACCAATAAATTCGCAGTAGAAAGAGCTAAAAGAATTAGGATTACAAACATACTACTCACTATTCTAATAGCTATTGTACCACCCTACTTATGTATACTTTATTATATAGACTTACACCAATTTATGCCATTCCTCATTGCGGCTTGCATATCCCATTTCTTCGCTTACAATTTAATTTCAAAAGGAAGAACTAAAATAGCAAGGTATATATGCTTGGGATCGATGATTATTACCCAATCATATTTCTTCTTTTTAGTAGGACCGGGTATGGGAGTCGAATTCTTCTTCTTTGCTATAATAGGTGTCTCTTATTTAATTTCTCTACCAAGAGAGCGGATAGCCTGCTTTATTATTCTTCTATTATCTATAGTATTATTTGGCATAGGTGCTTTCCAAACAGATTATGTATTGCCGTTTGAAATCGAAGCAAACATTAAAGCTTTCATCACTCTCGTTAATTACTCTATATCACTGTCTGTCGTATTTCTTTTCTTGTTTTTTTATAACAACCAAATAGAGAATCAAATAGAAACTCTAGACCAAAAGGTGATTGAGAAGACTATTGAAATTCAGGAAACAGCCAACAGAGTTGTTCTTTTAAAAGACGAGTTTCTATCAAACATGAGTCATGAGATTAGAACTCCAATGAATGCCATAGCGGGCATGACTGAGCTTTTATCAAAGAATACAAACCTAAAAGGCATAGAGAGAGACCAGTTTGAAGTTATAAGAAAGTCATCTCAAGATTTACTAATAACCTTAAACAATATACTTGACTTGTCTATGCTTAAAGATGGCCAGATAAAAGCAACAAAACACGTTACCAACCTAAAAGAAATAGCTCTAGAAATCACAGAACAATACCAAGATGAACAAAAAAAAATAAAATCAGAAATCGTTTATGACCCAAAGCTTCCAGCGTTAGTTGATTCAAATAAGAACCAAATAACTCAAATCCTTTCCCAATTTATTGATAACGCTTATAAATTCACAACTACAGGTAAAGTCTTAATAACGTTCTCAGAAGTAGAGAGAAAACACGATTTTGTCATTATAAAATGCATGGTAAGTGATACCGGTATAGGCATTAAAAAAGAAGAACAACAAAGACTTTTCAAAACGTTTGAACAACTCGATCAGTCTTCTACAAAAAAGGAAAAAGGTATTGGTCTCGGATTGATTATTTGCAAAAAACTAGTTGAGCTATTTGAAGGGGAAATTGGTGTTGAAAGTATAGTTGATAAAGGTAGTTCGTTTTGGTTTTCTTTTCCCGCGACCGCTATAAAAGGGAATCAAGAAATTAATCACATTGACAATTCCAGCCACGCAACAATAATGTGTAATTCCAATAAAAAAGTATTGATTGTAGACGATACCGAATGGAATCAGATGGTTGCTCAAATGATGCTGGAAGAACTGGGATACCATACCCAAGTTGCTTCGAATGGAATTGAAGCAATAGAACTCTTTAAAAACGAAAAATTTGATGCGGTGCTGATGGATATACAAATGCCAGAAATGGACGGTATAGAAACCACCAGCATCATTAAACTAATTGATAAATCAATACCTGTAATCGGATTAAGTGCGTATGCAAGAATAGAAGATGCAGAAAAATACATTTCTCAGGGATTGGATGATTATATGCATAAACCTGTATCCTTAGAGACACTTAACAAAAAACTTGACTTATGGCTTAAGTAG